A stretch of Desulfobacter hydrogenophilus DNA encodes these proteins:
- the bamA gene encoding outer membrane protein assembly factor BamA: MRFINFRPFIISVVFAACVLLGVAVPVSAADAVKVTDINILVNCPPEKQAFWHSIASSFIPVNVGDDYSIEVMASAIKALTQAQLFEFINVPDPEKTEHGMVLAFELTPFSRIKDIHIKNAFPVFEQEVLNAMTIKTGEVYQAQKMADEVQRVETLFKRHGFYAPKVNLSAVKQGDCYVIDVDIDKGPFHNIRKVEFKGNDDIGQVRLQLMTGVWRKSLLPWHGNRFTDKQMTDDIKKVIQLYRKNGYADVQVTAKTLPVKGSDALDVIFTIDEGPLYKIDIQGNEAFYNWSLKKEFLLKESGNKNDFALKKSIRNIRTRYEAKGFRDAKVKDEKDDSQRLGVRQVNIVIDEGLKHRVSELKISGADTLPFKELQKNILTRKKGVFSQTELRDDLKAVKALYFSKGFTKTKVNKKVKISDTPDKNEKQVAVEIIIKEGPRTKVEQVEIQGLSVIALDEVRDAMVMKAGRWYDRALIEADISALQQKVSEKGYPHAQVTADSEFSKDRTRIRITYHVDQGPKVVVGKIFYAGALRMKQEELEDEMAVAPGDPFSMLKIVDSRRNIQDLNAVDTVRIRVAGLKNRQSEADLIVEISEKKPYYVELAVGYDTSRHLYMETGIGDKNFLGHNLNAQAGLELSQVGYGMEVFLTEPRFLSTRFTSTSKVYTKENEAFNKDYGIRTYGLSQTFLRNFSNKKINLFLGGGYEYRDQYLRVDRELDDDEKDDYGFRNIGQINTGISWRTTDSLVHPRKGLFASTTFDVFKGIDSSLNDFYKYGLELRYYLPVTDDLVIAMRGRYGYMDTYGGNTNISDGQLYYLGGASTVRGFDENMLQYDDDDNAVGGRSMMLGSVEARYGLSLNYEFALFFDTGALTETQDSVISESFRSSVGIGLRRQTPVGPISVLYGWKLDPQAGESKGCFYFSMGYTF, encoded by the coding sequence ATGCGATTTATAAATTTCCGTCCATTCATTATTTCTGTTGTTTTTGCGGCCTGTGTGCTTTTGGGTGTGGCTGTACCTGTGTCTGCGGCAGATGCCGTCAAGGTGACGGATATCAATATCTTGGTTAACTGTCCTCCTGAAAAACAGGCGTTTTGGCACTCCATTGCTTCAAGCTTTATCCCCGTAAATGTCGGGGATGATTATTCCATCGAGGTTATGGCTTCGGCTATAAAGGCATTAACACAGGCCCAGCTTTTTGAATTTATCAATGTACCGGATCCTGAAAAGACAGAGCACGGTATGGTCCTCGCCTTTGAATTGACCCCGTTTTCCAGGATAAAGGATATTCATATTAAAAACGCATTTCCCGTGTTTGAACAGGAAGTGCTGAATGCAATGACCATCAAGACCGGGGAGGTTTATCAGGCACAGAAAATGGCCGACGAGGTCCAGCGGGTGGAAACACTTTTTAAGCGCCATGGGTTTTATGCGCCAAAGGTGAATTTATCTGCCGTGAAGCAGGGTGATTGCTACGTTATTGATGTAGATATTGACAAGGGTCCTTTTCACAATATTCGCAAGGTTGAGTTTAAAGGCAATGATGATATCGGCCAGGTCCGTCTTCAATTGATGACCGGGGTCTGGCGTAAATCCCTTTTGCCGTGGCATGGCAACCGGTTTACAGACAAACAGATGACGGATGATATCAAGAAAGTCATTCAACTCTATCGGAAAAATGGGTATGCCGATGTTCAGGTGACGGCAAAAACGTTACCGGTTAAAGGCAGTGATGCCCTGGATGTTATTTTCACAATTGATGAAGGCCCGCTGTATAAAATTGATATTCAGGGCAATGAGGCCTTTTACAACTGGTCTTTGAAAAAAGAGTTTTTGCTTAAAGAGAGCGGGAATAAAAATGATTTTGCCCTGAAAAAAAGCATACGCAATATCAGGACGCGGTATGAAGCCAAAGGCTTTAGAGATGCAAAAGTTAAAGACGAGAAAGATGATTCTCAACGCCTGGGTGTACGGCAGGTCAATATCGTTATCGACGAAGGCTTAAAGCACAGGGTGTCTGAACTTAAAATCAGTGGTGCAGACACCTTGCCTTTCAAGGAGCTTCAAAAAAATATTTTGACTCGAAAAAAGGGCGTTTTCAGCCAAACAGAACTGAGAGATGATCTCAAAGCGGTTAAGGCATTGTATTTTAGCAAAGGGTTTACAAAAACCAAGGTGAATAAAAAAGTTAAGATCAGTGATACACCAGATAAGAACGAAAAGCAGGTTGCCGTTGAGATCATCATAAAGGAAGGTCCCAGAACAAAGGTAGAACAGGTGGAAATCCAGGGGCTTTCCGTCATTGCTTTGGATGAGGTCCGTGATGCCATGGTCATGAAAGCGGGGCGTTGGTATGACAGAGCCCTGATCGAGGCTGATATTTCAGCTCTGCAGCAGAAGGTATCAGAAAAAGGCTACCCCCATGCCCAGGTAACAGCGGATTCCGAATTTTCCAAGGACAGAACCCGGATCCGGATCACCTATCATGTGGACCAGGGCCCCAAGGTGGTGGTGGGCAAGATTTTTTATGCCGGGGCCCTGCGAATGAAACAGGAAGAGCTTGAAGATGAGATGGCAGTCGCTCCGGGAGATCCGTTTTCCATGCTCAAGATTGTGGACTCTCGCAGGAACATCCAGGACCTTAATGCCGTGGATACTGTCAGAATCAGAGTTGCAGGTCTTAAAAACCGGCAGAGCGAGGCTGACCTGATTGTGGAGATATCCGAGAAAAAACCCTATTATGTGGAATTGGCCGTCGGATATGATACCTCCCGGCATTTGTACATGGAAACCGGCATTGGAGATAAGAATTTTCTGGGTCATAACCTGAATGCTCAAGCCGGTCTTGAGTTGAGCCAGGTGGGTTACGGTATGGAAGTTTTTTTAACTGAACCCAGGTTTCTTTCTACCCGTTTCACCTCCACAAGCAAGGTCTATACAAAAGAAAACGAGGCATTCAATAAAGACTACGGCATCCGAACCTATGGCCTGTCCCAAACGTTTCTGCGCAATTTTAGCAATAAGAAGATCAACCTTTTCTTAGGCGGGGGCTATGAATACCGGGATCAGTATTTAAGGGTGGATCGCGAGCTTGATGATGATGAAAAGGACGATTATGGTTTTCGCAATATCGGCCAAATTAATACAGGTATTAGCTGGCGTACCACGGATTCCCTTGTCCACCCCCGAAAAGGGTTGTTTGCATCGACAACCTTTGATGTGTTCAAAGGCATTGATTCCAGTCTTAATGACTTTTACAAATACGGCCTGGAGCTGCGGTATTATTTGCCGGTCACCGATGATCTGGTTATTGCCATGCGTGGCCGCTACGGATACATGGACACTTACGGGGGCAATACCAATATTTCCGATGGCCAGCTCTATTATCTGGGTGGTGCGTCAACCGTAAGAGGGTTTGATGAAAATATGCTGCAGTATGATGATGATGACAACGCCGTGGGAGGCCGGTCCATGATGCTCGGCTCTGTGGAAGCCCGATACGGTCTGAGTTTAAATTATGAGTTTGCCCTGTTTTTTGACACCGGCGCCTTAACCGAAACCCAGGACTCGGTCATCTCGGAATCATTCAGAAGTAGTGTTGGCATTGGTCTGCGCCGTCAGACACCGGTGGGGCCCATCAGTGTGCTGTACGGCTGGAAATTGGATCCCCAAGCCGGTGAAAGCAAAGGGTGTTTTTATTTTTCCATGGGGTATACTTTTTAA
- a CDS encoding universal stress protein, which translates to MKLIVGYKRGTNQAENLLELALKRAQFFNATVLIVTVMPEGMEKDQALINETEAGMEKAKTHFDRKKIPCETHLLIRGIDSGDDLINFAKETQADEIIIGVKNRTKVGKLLLGSTAQAVVLNAPCPVVTMK; encoded by the coding sequence ATGAAACTTATCGTGGGCTACAAACGTGGCACAAACCAGGCGGAAAATCTTCTTGAACTTGCATTGAAACGGGCGCAATTTTTTAATGCAACAGTATTGATCGTTACCGTAATGCCCGAGGGTATGGAAAAGGATCAGGCGCTGATCAATGAGACTGAAGCCGGTATGGAAAAGGCCAAAACCCATTTTGACAGGAAAAAGATTCCCTGTGAAACCCATTTATTGATTCGCGGCATTGATTCCGGGGATGATCTGATTAATTTTGCCAAGGAAACCCAGGCAGACGAAATCATTATCGGTGTGAAAAACAGAACCAAGGTGGGAAAACTGCTGCTGGGTTCCACAGCCCAGGCCGTGGTTCTCAATGCTCCTTGCCCGGTGGTTACCATGAAATAG
- a CDS encoding glutamate--tRNA ligase family protein, which yields MQGTSLFFENSSPLCLSNLPINPVSRLAPTPSGFLHLGNAVNFLVTWAIIRSRKGRLHLRIDDMDGMRFRPDVLDDIFTSLDWLGLDWDTGPVGPDDFYQNFSLHKKKEYYRDRLQALYKTGETGQNTFVCRCSRASIKKISSNGLYPGTCRNAGLVFEPGLHAVRLRVKNDTCIQVNNQSIDLAKTFGDFVLWRKDDQPSYHLASLLEDEDGGINLIVRGGDLLLSTAAQIYLAQCFGFSSFPACRFIHHGLVLGDNGEKLSKSRGAHALKDLRQAGGSFAGAVKTAARILGLKHNTIFTAQDLKQALNS from the coding sequence TTGCAGGGAACATCCCTCTTTTTTGAAAACAGTTCACCTCTGTGCCTTTCCAATTTGCCGATCAATCCGGTTTCACGCCTTGCGCCCACCCCCAGCGGTTTTTTGCACCTGGGAAATGCCGTAAATTTTCTGGTGACCTGGGCTATTATTAGAAGCCGAAAAGGACGCCTTCATCTGCGCATTGATGATATGGACGGTATGCGTTTCAGGCCAGATGTGCTAGACGATATTTTTACCAGCCTTGATTGGCTGGGACTGGACTGGGATACCGGGCCGGTCGGGCCGGATGATTTTTATCAAAATTTTTCTTTGCACAAAAAAAAAGAGTATTACCGGGACAGATTGCAGGCCCTATATAAAACAGGCGAAACAGGGCAGAATACCTTTGTGTGTCGGTGCAGCCGGGCATCCATAAAAAAAATATCTTCCAATGGACTGTATCCAGGCACATGCCGGAATGCTGGTCTTGTATTTGAACCCGGTCTTCATGCTGTCCGGTTAAGGGTGAAAAATGATACCTGCATCCAGGTAAACAATCAGTCCATTGATCTTGCCAAGACATTTGGTGATTTTGTCCTCTGGCGTAAGGATGATCAACCCAGTTATCATCTGGCAAGCCTCTTGGAAGATGAAGACGGCGGTATCAATCTTATAGTCCGGGGTGGGGACCTTCTCTTGTCCACTGCCGCCCAGATTTATCTTGCGCAATGTTTTGGTTTTTCTTCATTTCCGGCATGTCGGTTTATTCATCACGGACTTGTTTTGGGCGATAATGGTGAAAAGTTGTCAAAATCAAGGGGGGCGCATGCCCTCAAAGACTTGAGGCAGGCAGGGGGCTCTTTTGCCGGCGCCGTAAAAACAGCTGCCCGGATTTTAGGGCTTAAACACAATACGATTTTTACCGCACAGGATCTGAAACAAGCATTGAATTCATGA